Part of the Patescibacteria group bacterium genome is shown below.
ATGGCTAACAACTGGGAAAAATTGATTTCCATATTTAAAATTCGTGATTTGCGCAAGAAGATTTTTTTTGTCTTAGGCATGCTCGTGCTTTTTCGGGTCGCCGCGCATATTCCTGTCCCCGGGGTTGATGTGGAGGCGCTGCGCCAATTTTTTACCGGGAACCAGTTTTTTGGTTTATTGGACATTTTTTCCGGTGGCGGATTGTCCAATTTTTCCGTGGTGATGCTGGGAGTAGGCCCTTATATTACCGCCTCTATCGTTTTCCAACTCCTCACAATGATTATCCCCAGGCTTGAGGAATTAGCCAAAGAGGGAGAGAGCGGAAGGCAGAAAATTAACCAATGGACCCGTTATTTAACCGTGCCGCTTGCCCTTCTGCAGACTTATAGCACAATTAATCTTCTTAATCGCGGAGGGAGAATGATTATTACCGATGTTTCTCCTTTGAATATAGCGACCATAGTCTTGACCGTCACAGCGGGTACATTATTTTTAATGTGGATTGGGGAATTGATTTCCGAGAAGGGGATTGGCAATGGTGTCTCTTTAATTATTTTCGCGGGTATCGTAGCGCGTATCCCTAGCGACATCGTCCGCACTTTCAAGGTTTTTGACACTTCTCAAATGATTAACCTTGTTGTTTTTTTAGGGATTGCCATTTTAGTAATCGGAGGAATTGTGTTTGTAACGGAGGGACAGCGTAATATTCCAGTCGCTTACGCGAAAAGAGTGCGAGGAATGCGGATGTATGGCGGCACTTCCACCCATCTTCCTTTACGGGTAAATCAAGCGGGCGTAATCCCAATTATTTTTGCTCTTTCTATTATGCTTTTTCCGGGTATGATCGCGAATTTTTTGGTTGGCTCTGGTGTTCTCTGGCTTTCTCATTTTGCGCAGAGCATCGCTAATCTTTTTCAAAACCAGATTTTCTACGGCAGCCTTTATTTTGTTATGGTCATTCTCTTTACTTATTTTTACACTGCGGTTACTTTTAACCCTCCCCAGATTGCGGAGAATATTCAAAAACAAGGCGGCTTTGTGCCGGGGATTAGGCCCGGAAGGGCTACCGCGGAGTATCTCCATAAGGTTTTAAATCGCATTACCTTGGCAGGGGCGTTTTTCTTAGGTTTTGTCGCCATTTTGCCGTTTATTGCCCAAAGTCTTACCAAAATCCAGACCTTAACTATTGGAGGGACGGGAATTTTGATTGTGGTGAGCGTGGTTTTAGAAACAATGAAACAGATTCGCAGCCAGATGCAGATGAGGGATTATGACGCGTTTTAAATTTCCACGCCGACTTGGCAGGCGGTTATACGGAGACGCATAATAATGCATTTTTATTATGGGAATAAACAAGTTTATTTATGTTAAATATTATCATCACCGGTCCGCAAGGCTCGGGCAAGGGAACACAAGCGAAACTTTTGGCGAAAAGATATAATTTAGAACACATTGAAGCGGGGAAGCTTTTACGCGATTTAGTGAAGATGGGCAATCCGGCAGGGCAGAAAATTAATCCCTATCTTTTACGAGGCACTCTCGTGCCCACGCGTATTTTGATTGAGGAGGTTCTAAAACCAAGATTAAGTAAAGTACCTTCGGAAAAAGGCTTGGTTTTTGACGGGATTCCCCGCCGTCTGCGTGAAGCGAAAGCCTTGGAAGAAATTCTTGCCTCCTTAGGGAGAAAAATTAGCTATGTGTTCTATATAGAGATATCCGAGAAAGAGACATACAAACGTTTAGGCAAACGATTGACTTGCAAGGGGTGTAGCCGATCCTTTATTTTAGGCGTAGATGTCGCAGATCCCAAGGAGCAATGTCCTCATTGCGGCAGTGTTTTATACCAAAGGGAGGATGACACAGAAGCGGCGATTAGAAAGCGCCTGGAGATTTTTAAATGTGACACAATACCTGTTATTGAGTATTTTCGGAAAAAGAATCTTGTAACTCGGATTAATGGTGAGCAATCTATTAAAAAAGTACACGAGGATATTATAGCTGTAATTGGTAAGTGAGCAACGGATATTTTTGCCTATTACTAATTATTATCATTGATGTTTAGTTTGAAGAATCCGGAGGAGATTCGGATTATGCGTGAAGGAGGAATAATTCTCGCACGCATTTTAAAAAAAATAAGTCGTGAAACGCGAGCCGGCGTTAGCGCCATTTATTTAAATGAGCTTGCGGAATCTGAAATTAAGAAAGAGGGAGGAGAGCCTGCCTTTAAAAATTATGAGGGTTTTCCGGCATCGCTTTGTGTTTCCGTAAACAGCGAGGTAGTGCATGGCGTGCCTCAAGGCAAAGTCATTCGGAAGGGAGACGTGGTTGGTCTGGATTTGGGGTTGAAATACAAGAGTTTACACACAGATGCCGCCGTGACTGTGGTTGTGGGAGAGGCGAGCAGAGAAATTCAAAAATTCGTGCAGGATTGCCGCCAAGCGCTTTATTTAGGCATTAGGCAGGTAAAAAGCGGTCATCATATCGGTGATATTTCTTCAGCGGTTCAGAGCTTTGTGGAACAAAACGGGTATTCCGTGGTGAGACAATTAGTGGGCCATGGAATTGGCTACCAAGTTCATGAGGAGCCACGCGTTCCTAATTATGGAGAGAAGGGCAAGGGTCTGCTCTTGTGTACCGGCATGACTTTTTGCATTGAACCAATGATTAATATGGGAGAAGCGCAAGTGGAAATAAAAGAGGATGGCCACACCTTTCGGACTGCGGATAGGAGTTTATCGGCGCATTTTGAACACACCGTGGCGATTACAGATAGGGGGTGTCTCATTTTAACAGAAGACTAGCATTCTCCAAAAGAGCGTTTTTAGCTATTTTAGTTATTGTTCGATTGATCGATTGTTCAATTGTTGGCGCAGACTGTTATTTTTTTCAGCAACAGAGCAATCAAACAATTGAACAATGGAATATATGTCTATTCTCGGTTTAGATTATGGCGAGAAGCGCGTTGGTTTAGCTATTAGCGACCCGGAAGATCGGATTGCCTTAAAATATAAAACCATTCTTTTAGAAGACGCAAGAGAGCTTTTATTAGAAGAATTGAAAAAAGTTTGCCAAGAAGAAGAGGTAAAGCGCGTTGTTATCGGTTTGCCGATTTCTTTATCTGGTCAGGATTCAAAACAAACAAAAGCCGTGCGTGAATTCGCGGAATATGTTAGAATGAAATTAAACTTAGATGTTCAATTGGAGGATGAACGTTTAACGAGCGTGGAAGCGGAAAGAACGCAGGCGAAGGACATAGATGAAGAGAGCGCGCGTTTAATTTTACAAACCTATTTAGACAGACGAAAAAAATTTCGCAGATAAATTTTCTCCTTGTTAGCTTTATATTAACTAATTTTTTGTTTTATGCCTGAAATCCATCTTTCAGTGATTATTCCCGCTTATAATGAAGAGAAAAGGATTGCCGCGACCTTGAGAGATATTTATGATTATTTAAAAAAACAGAGCTTTGAAAGTGAAATTTTGCTTTTAGATGATGGTTCTCGCGATAAGACGGTAGAGGTGGCCCGATCCTTAGATATTCCGAATCTTAAAGTTATTGACAATTCAGAGAATCACGGCAAGGGTTATGTTGTGCGGCAGGGAATGTTGGAGGCTCGAGGCTCTTATCGTTTGTTTACGGATGCGGATAATTCCACCAAAATTTCCGAATTGGAAAAATTTTGGCCTTATTTTCAAAATGGTTTTGATGTCGTGATTGGTTCTATTGAAATTAAAGGCAGCATAGTTCATGAAAGGGCAGCTTGGTATCGCCGGACCTTGGGGAAACTCGCCAAAATTTTAATCCGCATGGTTCTGATTTGGGAGATTCACGACACCCAAAGAGGCTTTAAGTGTTTTACAGCCGAGAGCGCTGTGAAGATTTTTCCGAAACAAACAATTGAGCGTTGGGGTTTTGATATGGAAATTCTGCAGATTGCCAAAAAGCAGGGGTTTAAAATTAAGGAATTGCCTGTATCTTGGGAGAATCCCGCGGGGAGCAAGGTAACCTTAGGGTCTTATCTTTCCTCATTTCGAGAGTTAATGAGGATTAAATGGAACAGCTTAAGAGGGAAGTACAAATAATAATTTCTAATTTTTAATTTCTAATTTTTATTAAATTTCTAATGACCAAATTTTTAAACCGTTTAGAAATTGATTCATTGAAAATTTAATAAAAATTAAAAATTGATAATTGAAAATTTCTTTAATGACAGATAAAAATAGAAATCAAATCTTAAAATCAGAACTACGTCAAGATCTAGTGACGGGGGAATGGGTGGTGATTTCGCCTAAAAGGAAAAAGCGGCCAAGTACACCTTTTATTGAAGCCCATTACCGATATAAAGAACAAGCGGAATGTATATTTTGTGATCCAGTGAAATCAAATCAAGAAAAGGATGTTCTGATTTACTATGATAAGAATAAAAGATGGGTTGTTCGGGTTTTTCCCAATAAATATCCTGCTTTTCAGAGGAGAAACAGCTTAAATAAAAAGCTGCACGGTCCTTACCTTACGGAAGATGCCATTGGTTTTCATGAAGTTGTGGTGACGCGCGACCATAAGCGCTCTTTGGCTTCTCTTAACGTCAGCGAAGTAGCGGGGGTTTTACGAGCCTATCAGGAGAGATACATTAAATTAATGAACAAGAAATTCGTAGATTATATTCTGGTTTTTTATAATCATGGACGCACTGCCGGCGCTTCGGTGGCCCATCCCCATTCTCAACTGATTGCTATGCCGTTTGTTTCTATGGATATTCAGAAAGAAATACGGGGAGCAGAGGATTATTTTTTGAGGAATCGGGAATGCGTTTTTTGCCGGATGGTGGATCAAGAATTAACAGAGAAAAAGAGAATAGTTTTTCAAAATGAGTATTTTGTGGTTTTTTGCCCTTTTGCCTCCCGAATGGGGTATGAGATGTGGCTCGTGCCCAAAGAACACCATCCTTATTTTGAAAGGTTGGAGCAGGGAGGAAGGGATAAGGCA
Proteins encoded:
- the secY gene encoding preprotein translocase subunit SecY, with protein sequence MANNWEKLISIFKIRDLRKKIFFVLGMLVLFRVAAHIPVPGVDVEALRQFFTGNQFFGLLDIFSGGGLSNFSVVMLGVGPYITASIVFQLLTMIIPRLEELAKEGESGRQKINQWTRYLTVPLALLQTYSTINLLNRGGRMIITDVSPLNIATIVLTVTAGTLFLMWIGELISEKGIGNGVSLIIFAGIVARIPSDIVRTFKVFDTSQMINLVVFLGIAILVIGGIVFVTEGQRNIPVAYAKRVRGMRMYGGTSTHLPLRVNQAGVIPIIFALSIMLFPGMIANFLVGSGVLWLSHFAQSIANLFQNQIFYGSLYFVMVILFTYFYTAVTFNPPQIAENIQKQGGFVPGIRPGRATAEYLHKVLNRITLAGAFFLGFVAILPFIAQSLTKIQTLTIGGTGILIVVSVVLETMKQIRSQMQMRDYDAF
- a CDS encoding nucleoside monophosphate kinase, with protein sequence MLNIIITGPQGSGKGTQAKLLAKRYNLEHIEAGKLLRDLVKMGNPAGQKINPYLLRGTLVPTRILIEEVLKPRLSKVPSEKGLVFDGIPRRLREAKALEEILASLGRKISYVFYIEISEKETYKRLGKRLTCKGCSRSFILGVDVADPKEQCPHCGSVLYQREDDTEAAIRKRLEIFKCDTIPVIEYFRKKNLVTRINGEQSIKKVHEDIIAVIGK
- the map gene encoding type I methionyl aminopeptidase produces the protein MFSLKNPEEIRIMREGGIILARILKKISRETRAGVSAIYLNELAESEIKKEGGEPAFKNYEGFPASLCVSVNSEVVHGVPQGKVIRKGDVVGLDLGLKYKSLHTDAAVTVVVGEASREIQKFVQDCRQALYLGIRQVKSGHHIGDISSAVQSFVEQNGYSVVRQLVGHGIGYQVHEEPRVPNYGEKGKGLLLCTGMTFCIEPMINMGEAQVEIKEDGHTFRTADRSLSAHFEHTVAITDRGCLILTED
- the ruvX gene encoding Holliday junction resolvase RuvX, yielding MSILGLDYGEKRVGLAISDPEDRIALKYKTILLEDARELLLEELKKVCQEEEVKRVVIGLPISLSGQDSKQTKAVREFAEYVRMKLNLDVQLEDERLTSVEAERTQAKDIDEESARLILQTYLDRRKKFRR
- a CDS encoding glycosyltransferase family 2 protein — protein: MPEIHLSVIIPAYNEEKRIAATLRDIYDYLKKQSFESEILLLDDGSRDKTVEVARSLDIPNLKVIDNSENHGKGYVVRQGMLEARGSYRLFTDADNSTKISELEKFWPYFQNGFDVVIGSIEIKGSIVHERAAWYRRTLGKLAKILIRMVLIWEIHDTQRGFKCFTAESAVKIFPKQTIERWGFDMEILQIAKKQGFKIKELPVSWENPAGSKVTLGSYLSSFRELMRIKWNSLRGKYK
- the galT gene encoding galactose-1-phosphate uridylyltransferase, with the translated sequence MTDKNRNQILKSELRQDLVTGEWVVISPKRKKRPSTPFIEAHYRYKEQAECIFCDPVKSNQEKDVLIYYDKNKRWVVRVFPNKYPAFQRRNSLNKKLHGPYLTEDAIGFHEVVVTRDHKRSLASLNVSEVAGVLRAYQERYIKLMNKKFVDYILVFYNHGRTAGASVAHPHSQLIAMPFVSMDIQKEIRGAEDYFLRNRECVFCRMVDQELTEKKRIVFQNEYFVVFCPFASRMGYEMWLVPKEHHPYFERLEQGGRDKAAEALKEALSRLDKLLEEPDYNFYLHTSPCDGHIHSYYHWHIEILPKYSTWAGFELGTGIEINTVLPENAAEELRLIV